One Nocardia huaxiensis genomic window, GTACGTCCTGACCGGCCCGGAGGCGATCACCCCGCGCGAACAGGCGCGCGTGCTGGGCGACATCCTCGCCGGCCCTGTGCAATTCGTGGAACTGACCCGCGAGCAGGCCCGCGAGAAGCTGCTCGAGGTCATGCCGCCCGCCGTGGCCGACGGCACGCTCGATGTGATCGGTATGCCACTGCCCGCCGAAACGGTGGTGAGCCCGGCGGTCGCGCAGATCACCGGACGGCCCGCCACCTCCTACGCCCAGTGGGCCGAGCGCGCCATCGCCGCCTTCCGGTGACGACCCGCGCCGGGGGTGGGCCGCCGCCGCGCGGCACGCCCACTCCCCCACCGCGGCAGGCGAATTCGATCAGGCGGCCGGAACCCAGTTTCCGTGGAAGCCCTGGGGCACGCGATGCGGCAGGTGCACGCTCGCGACCGTGTCCAGGGTTTCGGCATCCAGAATGGCCAGCTCGCTGCGGTCGGTGGCGGCGTCGTAGACGAAGCCCATGAGGACGCCGTCGTCCTCGGCGGCGTCGGGGCCGGAGGGTTCGAAGACGAACTCGCCCAGTCCCTTTCCGGTGCCGAAGGACCGTGCGCGTGTGGCGCCGGTGACGAGATCGTGTTTGTACAGCGTGGATTCGCCGGTCAAGCCCTGACCCACGGCGGGGACATAGCCGTAGCGGTGCCGTCTGCCGGTCAGGCGTTCGTCGATGCGCGGGAATTCCTGGGCGCGGTCGTCGATGCGGGTCTGGCGGACCTTGCCCGCCGACAGGTCCACCTCCCAGCGGTCCAAGGTGGGCGCGCCGTCATCTGGCCCGGTCTTGTTGGTATCGAACATCTTCGGGTAGCGCACCACGTCGAGCACGATGGAATCACCGTCCTCGTAGGCGTTCATGGGGTGGAAGACGTAGCAGGGCTCGATGTCGAACCAGCGCACGGAATCGGCGGCCGCGTCCCGAGGCAGCACCCCGATTCTGGCCGGATACTTGGGATTCCAGCTGTAGGGCAGGCGGCGATCCCGCGACAGTGACGGCTTGCGGTTCGGGGCCGGGATGGGGACACGACCGATCAGCGCCGACAACAGCAGGCGGGCCGGGAGTCGCAGGGCGCGTGGGACGGTCATCGAGGCGGCCTGGCGGGCGTCGAAGGTGACCGGCAGGTCGTAGAGGATCACGTAGTTCTCGGTGAGCGAGAAGTCGTGCATCATGGGCGCGCCGCCCACCTCGATATCCACTGTGCGGCGGGCGCGGCCGTCGGTGCCGATCACCGTGTACCGCACCTTGTTGCCGTTCATGAACGAGTACGAGACCGCGTGCAGCTCACCGGTTTCCGGATCGCGTTTGGGGTGTGCGGTGTAGCCGCCGCTCACGGTGCCGTCGAAGTCACAGGGGCCGGCGGTGTCGAGTTCCTCTGTCAGTTCGTAGTTCGTCAGGCCGCCCTCGACGAGGGCCAGGGTCTTTCCGGCATGGCCGATGACATTGGTGTTCGCGCCGGTGCCGAAAGCCTGTGCGGGCGTGAAGCGTTGCGGCTCGCCCAGGGCCAGCGAGGTAACCGGCCCGCGCACCCAGCGATTGCGATACCACTCGGCGCGGCCGTCGCGCAGGCGGATGCCGTGCACCATGCCGTCACCACCGAACCAGTGGTAGAGCTGTGGGTCGATCTCGCCGATGGGATTGGGGCCATTGCGCAGGTAGCGGCCGTCCAGGTGCCCGGGAATCGTGCCGGTGACCTGCAGTTCGGTGAGTGTGTGCTCGTTGTCGAGCGGCGCGAAGGCGCCTTCCAGATAGCGATTGCCCACGGCGGGCCTCCAAACGGCTATAACGTTGTTATGCCGTTTATAATAACGCTGTTATGGAGGTGTATCAACAGTGAATTCCCGCTCCCGGCAGACGAATCGGCGTGGCAGCTCGACCACCCGGGCCGATCTCATCGAGGCCGCCATCCGGCTGCTCGAACAGGACGGACCCGAGGCCCTGCAAGCCCGGCGGGTGGCGGCAGCGATCGGCGCGTCGACCATGGCCGTCTACACCCACTTCGGAGGTATGACCGGACTACTGGAAGCTGTTGCGGTCCAAGCCTTCGCGCGATTCGGCGCGGCGCTGGGCGGAATCGAGCAAACCGACGATCCGGTGGCGGACTTCCTGGCAATGGGGGCGGCATACAGGGCGTATGCGCTGGCCGATCCGCAGCGCTATCGGCTGATGTTCGGGCTCACGGCACCGGATCCGAAATGCCCGCCACATACGGGCGACTTCACGACCGGTCCCTCGAACGAGGCCATCGGCACCGAAACCTTCGAACACGCGGTGGCGGCGGCCGAGCGAATGATCGATGCGGGGCATCTTCGCCCCGATCCGCCCCGGGAGGTGGCCGCACGACTCTGGGCGCTCATGCACGGCGCTGTGCTGCTGGAGATGGCCGGCTTCCTGGGGAGCGAGCAGCGCAGTGCCGCAACCGTTCTCGGACCCGCGACCGCCGACCTGCTGGTCGGGATGGGAGCCGCGCGGGAACAGGTGGAGCGGGCGACACAGCGGGCCAACCGCCGGATCGAGCGCGACCGATAGCCTGCCCGGCGACGGGAACGCGATTCAGGCCGCGGCGTCGAACCAGACATGCTGATGCACGGCCTTGCTCAGCGCGGCCGCGCGGGAATGGGTCGGCAGCGCCTCGACATGGGCGAAGTCGCAGCCGATAGCGATCGCCCCACCGTCGGCTTCGACGCTGTCGCCGACCATGAGCGCCCGGTCCGGGGCGACACCCAGACGTTCGAGAGCCGAACGGAAGATGCGCGGATCGGGTTTGGTCGCGCCCACCTCGAACGACAGCGTGAAGTGCGTGACGTACCGGTCCCAGCCACGGGAGATGAAGGCGTGGCGCGGATCGAATCCGGTATTGCTGACGATCGCCACCCGCACGCCGCGTTCGGCCAGTGCGCGCAGCACATTGCCGGTATCCGGGTAGGGCGTCCACGACAGCGGATCGACAACCCGCTCGTACATGTGCCGCGCGGCTTGCTCCGGGACGCCCGAACGCTCCAGGACCTGCACGTACGCGGCGCGGTGGCAGGTGGGATCGAGATCGCGGCGGTCCCAGGCGTACTTGCCGGCCTCGTCGAACTCGACCAGCTGGCCGACGGGATGGGTCATGCGGCGCGTGATCTCGGCGATCTCGCCCGCGTCGAAGGCACGGCCCGAACTGTCGGTCAGGCCGGCGGTGTGGAATACGGATTCCTCCAGACGGAAGAGCGTTCCGGAGAAATCGAAGAGGACTGCATCTATTACCATGCTCGCCCACGCTATTCAGCAAACAGACCGCAGGACAGGCTCTTTCCACTTTCTTGACACCGCTGACCTCGTAACATACGTCACGCGATCCGGATCACAGTCCCTGATCGGCTACCGATCAGCCGATGTCGATGGGATCGATCTGCACGCGCAGCGGGCCATCGGAGCGGTGACTGCTGCGCACCGCCAAGGCGGCGGTG contains:
- a CDS encoding TetR/AcrR family transcriptional regulator, with product MNSRSRQTNRRGSSTTRADLIEAAIRLLEQDGPEALQARRVAAAIGASTMAVYTHFGGMTGLLEAVAVQAFARFGAALGGIEQTDDPVADFLAMGAAYRAYALADPQRYRLMFGLTAPDPKCPPHTGDFTTGPSNEAIGTETFEHAVAAAERMIDAGHLRPDPPREVAARLWALMHGAVLLEMAGFLGSEQRSAATVLGPATADLLVGMGAAREQVERATQRANRRIERDR
- a CDS encoding carotenoid oxygenase family protein; the encoded protein is MGNRYLEGAFAPLDNEHTLTELQVTGTIPGHLDGRYLRNGPNPIGEIDPQLYHWFGGDGMVHGIRLRDGRAEWYRNRWVRGPVTSLALGEPQRFTPAQAFGTGANTNVIGHAGKTLALVEGGLTNYELTEELDTAGPCDFDGTVSGGYTAHPKRDPETGELHAVSYSFMNGNKVRYTVIGTDGRARRTVDIEVGGAPMMHDFSLTENYVILYDLPVTFDARQAASMTVPRALRLPARLLLSALIGRVPIPAPNRKPSLSRDRRLPYSWNPKYPARIGVLPRDAAADSVRWFDIEPCYVFHPMNAYEDGDSIVLDVVRYPKMFDTNKTGPDDGAPTLDRWEVDLSAGKVRQTRIDDRAQEFPRIDERLTGRRHRYGYVPAVGQGLTGESTLYKHDLVTGATRARSFGTGKGLGEFVFEPSGPDAAEDDGVLMGFVYDAATDRSELAILDAETLDTVASVHLPHRVPQGFHGNWVPAA
- a CDS encoding HAD family hydrolase codes for the protein MVIDAVLFDFSGTLFRLEESVFHTAGLTDSSGRAFDAGEIAEITRRMTHPVGQLVEFDEAGKYAWDRRDLDPTCHRAAYVQVLERSGVPEQAARHMYERVVDPLSWTPYPDTGNVLRALAERGVRVAIVSNTGFDPRHAFISRGWDRYVTHFTLSFEVGATKPDPRIFRSALERLGVAPDRALMVGDSVEADGGAIAIGCDFAHVEALPTHSRAAALSKAVHQHVWFDAAA